A single window of Candidatus Flexicrinis affinis DNA harbors:
- a CDS encoding S1 RNA-binding domain-containing protein, whose protein sequence is MNDTPSLASLQVGEERTATVKAIELYGAFVDIGIGSDALLHISQLGKPNVRNVGDVVKIGDSLKVYVLKVDAENKRVAVSLVKPAKVNWEEIKEGETYDGEVVRVESYGAFIDIGAERPGMAHISELAEGFVKQASDVVKVGDKVQVRVLKYNRKKKQIDLSMKPVEESMSSYQDDEDDEPQLTAMALALQKAMKGDSSDGGRSSATNRKEKQRQQQEDIIARTLRSHGSN, encoded by the coding sequence ATGAACGACACCCCATCCCTCGCCAGCCTGCAGGTTGGCGAAGAACGCACGGCCACGGTTAAAGCGATTGAGCTGTACGGCGCGTTCGTCGATATCGGCATTGGGAGCGACGCGCTGCTGCACATCTCGCAGCTCGGCAAGCCCAACGTCCGCAACGTCGGCGACGTCGTCAAGATCGGCGACTCGCTGAAGGTCTATGTCTTGAAGGTCGACGCCGAGAACAAGCGCGTCGCCGTCTCGCTGGTCAAGCCGGCGAAGGTCAACTGGGAAGAGATCAAAGAGGGCGAAACTTACGACGGCGAAGTCGTGCGCGTTGAGAGCTACGGCGCGTTCATCGACATCGGCGCGGAGCGCCCGGGCATGGCCCACATCAGCGAGCTGGCCGAAGGTTTCGTCAAGCAGGCCTCGGATGTCGTGAAGGTCGGCGACAAGGTCCAGGTGCGCGTCCTCAAGTACAACCGCAAGAAGAAGCAGATCGACTTGAGCATGAAGCCTGTCGAGGAGTCGATGTCGTCTTATCAGGACGACGAGGACGACGAGCCACAGCTCACGGCGATGGCGCTCGCGCTGCAAAAGGCCATGAAGGGTGACTCGTCGGACGGCGGGCGCTCATCCGCGACCAACCGTAAAGAGAAGCAGCGCCAGCAGCAGGAAGACATCATCGCGCGTACGCTGCGCTCACACGGCAGCAACTAG